The genomic stretch ATCAGCTCGAGGCCCTCCTCGAACCGCTGCACGCGCTCACCCCATGGCACGCCGAGGTGGTCGAACTCCTCGGGCCGGTAGCCCAGTCCGATGCCCACGACCAGGCGGCCCTCGGTCATCACGTCGAGGCTGGCGAGCTCCTCGGCCAGCAGCACCGGGTGGTAGACCGGCGACATGAGCACGGTCGTCACCAGCCGGACGTCGGGGTCCACCTCGGCGGCGAGGCGGGCGAGCACCGGCACCGGCTGCAGGCAGGTGTAGTCGCCGTACAGGAAGTGCTGACCGAGGCAGAGGTAGCGGAAGCCGTTCCGTTGCGCGGCCTCGACCTGGCGCAGCAGTTCGGTGAACTGGCGCTTCGGCCCCCACGCCCTGGGGAGGTCGCTCAGCAGTACGCCGACGTCCACGGACCGGTCCGAGGCCTCAGCGACCCTGCCAGCGCGGCGCGCGCTTCTCCTTGAAGGCGGTGGCCCCCTCGCGAGCATCCTCCGACGAGCGCACCGGTTCGCTGATCTCGCGCTGCCGGTCGAACCGCTCGGCGGCGGGCCACTCCGGGGACTCGATCAGGATCCGCTTGCTCGCCGCGACGGCCAGCGGGCCGTTCGCCGCGATGGCCGTGGCCATGCCCAACGCCTCGTCGAGCGCGCCGCCCTTCGGCGTCAGCCGGTTGACCAGCCCCACCTCGTAGCCGCGGGTCGCCGCGACGAGCTCGCCGGTGAGCGCCCACTCCATCGCCACGTGGTACGGGATCCGCTGGGGGAGGCGCAGCAGTCCGCCGCCGGCGGCGACCAGGCTGCGCTTCACCTCGGGCAGGCCGAACTTGGCGTCCTCGGCGGCGACGAGCATGTCGCAGGCCAGGGCGATCTCGAACCCGCCGGCGATCGCGTAGCCCTCGAGCGCGGCGATGATCGGCTTCACCGGCGGGCCCTCGACGATGCCCGCGAAACCGCGGCCCGGGATCGAGGGGCGCTCTCCGGCCAGGAACGCCTTGAGGTCCATGCCGGCGCAGAAGGTGCCGCCGGCCCCGGTGATCACGCCGGCGACCAGGGAGCGGTCCTCGTCGAGGCGGTCCATCGCTTCGCCGATCGCGACGGCGGTCTCGGTGTTGATCGCGTTGCGGGCCTCGGGCCGGTTGATGGTGACGACCAGGACGCCCTCGACGACGTCGGTGAGAACGCTGTCGCTCACGGCCAGGCCGCTCACGGGCGGGGGCCCATGCGCACGGCGCCGTCCAGGCGGATCGTCTCGCCGTTGAGGTAGGAGTTGTCGAGGATGTGCAGCGCGGTGGACGCGAACTCCTCCGGCCGGCCGAGCCGGGCGGGGTTGGGCACCTGGCGGGCCAGACCCGCCTTCACCTCGTCACCGTGCCGGTCCAGGATCGGGGTGTCGAAGATGCCGGGGGCGATGGAGCACACGCGGACGAGCTGCCGGGACAGATCCCGGGCGGCGACGAGGGTCAGGCCGACCACGCCGGCCTTGGCCGAGGCGTAGGGCAGTTGCCCGATCTGGCCCTCGAACGCGGCCACCGACGCGGTGAGCACGCAGGCACCGCGCTCGCCGTCGATGGGCTCGTTGGCGGCCATGCGCGCAGCGGCCAGCCGCAGCACGTTGAAGGAGCCGGCCAGGTTGATGTCGACGATCTCGCGGTACAGGTCGTAGTCGCCGGGGGAACCGTCCTTGTTGACCACCCGCACCGTCCCGCCGCGGCCGGCGCAGTGGACGAGGGCGCGCAACGGCGCCCGCTGCGTGGCGACGTCCAGGGCGCGGTCGACGGCCTCGGCGTCGCGGACGTCGGCAGGGGAGAAGCTGGCCAGCTCGCCGAGCTTCGCCGCGACCTCCTCGCCGGCCGACGACGGCAGGTCGATGATCGTGACGGCGACGCCGCGCTCGATCAGGGCGGTGGCGGTGGCCAGCCCGAGACCGGAGGCGCCTCCGGTGACGACGGCGGAGCTGTCGGTCAGGTCCACGTGGGTTCCTTCCAGGTGCAGGTCAGAAGAGGCCGGTCGGCGCTGGGGTCGGTCAGCCGAGCCGCTCGACGATGGTGGCGTTGGCCATGCCGCCGGCCTCGCACATCGTCTGCAGCCCGTATCGGCCACCGGTCTGCTCGAGGTGGTTGAGCAGGGTGGTCATGAGCCGGGCACCGGAGGCGCCCAGCGGGTGCCCGAGGGCGATGGCGCCACCACGGGGGTTGAGCTTGTCCTCGGCCACGCCGAACTCGGCCTGCCACGCCAGCGGCACGGAGGCGAACGCCTCGTTGACCTCGACGGCGTCCATCTGGTCGATGGTCATCCCGGCCCGGGCCAGCGCCTTGACGGTCGCCGGGATGGGTCCGGTCAGCATGAGGGTCGGGTCGTCGCCGACGACGGACGACGCGACGATCCGTGCGCGGGGGCGCAGGCCCAGCGCGGCCGCCTTGTCGGCGCTCATCACCAGCAGGGCGCCGGCCCCGTCGGTGATCTGCGAGGAGTTGCCGGCGGTGACCTTCCAGTTGATGGCCGGGAAGCGCTCGCGCATCGTGTCGGTGCCGAACGCCGGCGTCAGGGTGGCCAGCTTCTCCACCGTGGTCTGGGGCCGGATCGACTCGTCGGTGGACACGACGCTGCCGTCCGGGGTGGTCACCGGGACGATCTCGTCGTCGAAGCCGCCCGCGGCCGCGGTGGCGGCGGCGCGCTGGTGGGAGCGGGCGGAGTACTCGTCGAGCTGGGCCCGGGAGATCCCCCACTTGTCGGCGACGAGCTCCGCGGAGACGCCCTGCGGCACGAGGTCCGGGAACCGGGCCCGCACCCCGGGGCCGTGCGGGTCGGCGCCCATGCGGGCCGAGCCCATCGGGACCCGGCTCATCGACTCGATGCCCGCCGCGACGACGATGTCGTTGGCGCCGGCCACGATGCTCTGCACGGCGAACTCGAGGGCCTGCTGGCCCGAGCCGCACTTGCGCTCGATGGTCACCGACGGCACGTGCACGGGATAGCCGGCGGCGAGCCAGGCCTGCCGGCCGGGGGTGCCCGAGTGCTCGCCGGCCTGCCCGACGCAGCCGACCATGACGTCGTCCACCGTGCCGGGGTCGATGCCCGTGCGGTCCACCAGGCCCCGGAGGACGGCGGCCAGCAGGTCGACCGCGTGGACGCCGGACAGCGCCCCGCCCTGCTTGCCGCGCCCCATCGGGGAGCGGACCGCGTCGACGATGACGGCCTCGGGCATGGCTTCCTCCTGGCTAATCGCTGATCATCAATAACGTAGCCCGGCCTACCCCTTGGGCGGAAGGGCGAGTCGTGTAAAGATGCTCACCAATATCATGTTTCGCGCCACACCTACGGAGGAGCGGTCATGGGCAAGCTGGGCGTCGACGATCTCGAGAACCTCAAGGGCACGCATCTGGACAAGGCCGATCAGGCCGAGCTCCTGAAGGCCCAGACCGAGTGCACGGTCATCTTCCTCGACGAGGAAGGGTGGCCCTGCGGCGTCGTGATGAGCTTCTTCGAGGAGAACGGCACCTTCTGGCTCACCGCCGTGGAGGGCCGTCACCAGGTGAAGGCCTTCGACCGCGACCCCCGCTGCTCGATCGTCGTCTCCAGCGCCGGCAGCGGCCTGCCGGGCCGCCGGATGCTGTCGATCCGCGGCGAGGCCACCGTCCACCGCGACGACGAGACCAAGCAGTGGTTCCTCGACCAGTTCACCACCCGCCTGCAGCCGGCCGACCCGGTCTCGTGGCGGAAGCTCCTCGACAGCCCGAAGCGCGTGGTCTTCGAGGTGCGGGTCACCTCGATCCTCGCCAGCCACGACCAGCGCAAGATCGCCGGCAACGGCCGCGGGATGGGGAGTTGAGGGCGTGGCGACCCATCTGATGGTGGTGCTCAGCAACGTCAAGCCGGGCCAGGAGGAGGAGTTCAACCGCTGGTACGGCGTCCACATGCTCGAGACGATCAACAAGCTGCAGGGCTTCGCCTCGGGTCAGCGCTTCGAGCTCGCCCAGCTCCCCGGCGCCCCCGCCGTCCCCTATCGCTACCTCGCCGTCTACGAGGTCGACGGGGAGACGCCGGAGGACCTCCAGCGCGCCTACGACCAGTTCCGGTGGCAGCGGCAGGAGCGGGCGGAGGCGCTGGCCGCGGGCCGTGACCCCGTCGTCTCGGTGTCCGACACCCTCGACACCGACCACTTCCTCGTCGGCTTCTTCTCCGCGATCACCGACAAGGTGCCCTCCGACCACGTCACGGCGCGCGCATGACCCGCAGGCTCGAGGGCCGCGTCGCGGCCGTCGTCGGCGGCGGCTCCGGGATGGGCCGGGCCACCGCGCGTCGGCTGGCGGACGAGGGCGCGCACGTCTACGTCGCGGACCTCTCCGAGGACGCCGCCAAGACGGTCGCCGGCGAGATCGGTGACTCGGCCGTCCCGTGGCAGCTGGACGCGACCGACAACGACGCGCTGCGCGACTCTACGCCGCGATCGAGCGCGAGCACGGCGTGCTGCACGTGCTGCACGACCAGGTGGGCATGCCGGGCGCCGGAGGCATCGACGTCTCCGAGGACGACTTCCAGCGGTCGATCGACGTCAACGTCAAGAGCGCCTTCTACGTGACGACGCTGGGCTACGAGCTCGTGAAGAAGGCCGACCGCAAGGGCTCGATCACGATGACCGCGTCGACGGCGGCGCTCATCGGCTCGCCGTTCAGCCCCCTGTACTCCCTGACCAAGGGCGCGCTGACCGCCTACGCGCGGGCGCTGGCGCTGGTCGGCGGCCCGGACGGCGTGCGGGTCAACGTCATCTGTCCCGGGCCGGTGGACACCCCGATGCTGCCCACGTTCTTCGGCCGCGACCCCGGCGCCGACATGGCCGACCTGATGCACAACTTCATCTCGCTGGTCCCGCTGGGCGGCCCGCGACGCCGGAGGAGATCGCCGGCGTCGTCGCGTTCCTCGCCAGTGACGACGCCGGGTTCGTGACCGGTGTGACCATCCCGATCGACGGAGGACTGACCGCCCGATGACCGACACCGCCACCCTCGCCGCCCGCAGCGCCGAGCTGTACTACACCTACGCCCGCGCCGTGGACGAGGAGGACCTGGACACCCTCCGCTCGATCGTCACCGACGACGTCCTGATCACCCGCGGCGACAACCCGACCGAGCAGGGCGTCGAGAAGTTCCTCGACGTCTACCGCGCGCACATCGCCCTGCAGGTGCCGGTGTGCAAGCACGTCGTCACCAACGTCCTCGCCGAGCCGGACGGCGACGAGATCAAGACGCACGCCTACTTCCAGGCCTCGTTTTTCTTCGAGGACAAGACCCGGCTGATCATCGGCGTCTACGACGACGTGCACGTCGAGCGGGACGGGAAGCTCAAGCTGGCGCACAAGAAGATCCGCGTGCAGCGGGTGCTCGAGCTGCCGGCCTCCGCCGCGCTGTACGCGCACGTCGGCACCAAGTAGAAGCCAGAACCGCGGTTTCGGCCCCGTCGGACGGGGGCCGAAACCGCGGTTCTGGCCGCATCAGCGCGAGCTGAGGGCGGCGCGGACCTTCTGGACGACGGCGTCGAGGTTGCGCAGGTCGGCGGCGCTGATCCGGATGACGATCCAGCCCGCCGCCTAAAGCCGATCGATCCGGACGTCGTCACGGGCGATCTGACTCTCCTCGAAGT from Blastococcus sp. PRF04-17 encodes the following:
- a CDS encoding DUF4286 family protein produces the protein MATHLMVVLSNVKPGQEEEFNRWYGVHMLETINKLQGFASGQRFELAQLPGAPAVPYRYLAVYEVDGETPEDLQRAYDQFRWQRQERAEALAAGRDPVVSVSDTLDTDHFLVGFFSAITDKVPSDHVTARA
- a CDS encoding SDR family oxidoreductase, which translates into the protein MAGVVAFLASDDAGFVTGVTIPIDGGLTAR
- a CDS encoding pyridoxamine 5'-phosphate oxidase family protein; protein product: MGKLGVDDLENLKGTHLDKADQAELLKAQTECTVIFLDEEGWPCGVVMSFFEENGTFWLTAVEGRHQVKAFDRDPRCSIVVSSAGSGLPGRRMLSIRGEATVHRDDETKQWFLDQFTTRLQPADPVSWRKLLDSPKRVVFEVRVTSILASHDQRKIAGNGRGMGS
- a CDS encoding thiolase family protein is translated as MPEAVIVDAVRSPMGRGKQGGALSGVHAVDLLAAVLRGLVDRTGIDPGTVDDVMVGCVGQAGEHSGTPGRQAWLAAGYPVHVPSVTIERKCGSGQQALEFAVQSIVAGANDIVVAAGIESMSRVPMGSARMGADPHGPGVRARFPDLVPQGVSAELVADKWGISRAQLDEYSARSHQRAAATAAAGGFDDEIVPVTTPDGSVVSTDESIRPQTTVEKLATLTPAFGTDTMRERFPAINWKVTAGNSSQITDGAGALLVMSADKAAALGLRPRARIVASSVVGDDPTLMLTGPIPATVKALARAGMTIDQMDAVEVNEAFASVPLAWQAEFGVAEDKLNPRGGAIALGHPLGASGARLMTTLLNHLEQTGGRYGLQTMCEAGGMANATIVERLG
- a CDS encoding SDR family NAD(P)-dependent oxidoreductase, which produces MDLTDSSAVVTGGASGLGLATATALIERGVAVTIIDLPSSAGEEVAAKLGELASFSPADVRDAEAVDRALDVATQRAPLRALVHCAGRGGTVRVVNKDGSPGDYDLYREIVDINLAGSFNVLRLAAARMAANEPIDGERGACVLTASVAAFEGQIGQLPYASAKAGVVGLTLVAARDLSRQLVRVCSIAPGIFDTPILDRHGDEVKAGLARQVPNPARLGRPEEFASTALHILDNSYLNGETIRLDGAVRMGPRP
- a CDS encoding crotonase/enoyl-CoA hydratase family protein, producing MSDSVLTDVVEGVLVVTINRPEARNAINTETAVAIGEAMDRLDEDRSLVAGVITGAGGTFCAGMDLKAFLAGERPSIPGRGFAGIVEGPPVKPIIAALEGYAIAGGFEIALACDMLVAAEDAKFGLPEVKRSLVAAGGGLLRLPQRIPYHVAMEWALTGELVAATRGYEVGLVNRLTPKGGALDEALGMATAIAANGPLAVAASKRILIESPEWPAAERFDRQREISEPVRSSEDAREGATAFKEKRAPRWQGR
- a CDS encoding nuclear transport factor 2 family protein, with the protein product MTDTATLAARSAELYYTYARAVDEEDLDTLRSIVTDDVLITRGDNPTEQGVEKFLDVYRAHIALQVPVCKHVVTNVLAEPDGDEIKTHAYFQASFFFEDKTRLIIGVYDDVHVERDGKLKLAHKKIRVQRVLELPASAALYAHVGTK